In Chiloscyllium plagiosum isolate BGI_BamShark_2017 chromosome 35, ASM401019v2, whole genome shotgun sequence, a genomic segment contains:
- the gcnt7 gene encoding beta-1,3-galactosyl-O-glycosyl-glycoprotein beta-1,6-N-acetylglucosaminyltransferase 7: MVYLNSNMSKFGMKWCFGLILLSAIFIFVEIIKHPNCFKNYIVQRNSTNVVFHNCSGYCPAIINGDEEACQLGNHCQKQDEPETFHIQDPVNCIRFKEEYHFITGSLSEEEASYPLAYIITIHKEFEMFVKLLRAIYNPDNVYCIHVDQKSPEDYKRKVKKLTDCFENIFVASKMEHVVYAGFSRLQADINCMKDLVTSKVKWKHVINLCGQDFPIKTNREIILHIKSKWQGKNITPGIQQPPNMKYRTEYSYKEHINNAEAYVYRLNKKKAKLPLDISIYFGTAYYALTRNFVQFILEDARAKALLEWSRDTYSPDEHFWVTMNRLKDAPGATPDCTWEGNVRAIKWAPNAGPSPVNCNGHYVHDICVYGLKDLKWIVEQQDMFANKFEMSSPLTVKCIEKWHRNRTLSQASGTIQPHWYFED, encoded by the exons ATGGTCTACTTAAACTCCAACATGAGCAAATTTGGAATGAAATGGTGCTTCGGGTTAATTCTTTTATCAGCTATCTTCATATTTGTAGAAATTATCAAACATCCAAATTGCTTTAAGAATTATATTGTGCAAAGGAACAGCACCAACGTGGTTTTTCATAATTGTAGTGGATACTGTCCTGCAATAATAAATGGTGATGAGGAAGCATGCCAACTTGGAAACCATTGTCAAAAGCAGGACGAGCCAGAAACATTTCACATTCAAGACCCAGTCAACTGCATCAGATTCAAAGAAGAATATCACTTCATAACAGGTTCACTGTCAGAAGAAGAAGCCAGCTATCCCTTGGCTTATATTATCACAATTCACAAAGAGTTTGAAATGTTTGTAAAACTTCTGCGAGCAATTTATAACCCAGACAATGTTTATTGCATTCATGTTGACCAAAAGTCACCAGAAGATTACAaaagaaaagtgaagaaattGACTGACTGCTTTGAAAATATCTTTGTAGCTTCAAAAATGGAACATGTTGTTTATGCTGGTTTTTCACGCCTGCAAGCAGACATAAATTGTATGAAAGATCTTGTAACCTCAAAGGTTAAGTGGAAGCATGTCATCAATCTCTGTGGACAAGATTTCCCAATTAAAACAAACAGGGAAATCATTTTGCACATTAAAAGTAAATGGCAGGGCAAGAATATTACACCAGGAATACAACAACCACCAAATATGAAATACAGGACAGAGTACAGCTACAAAGAGCACATCAATAATGCTGAAGCTTATGTTTATCGACTTAACAAAAAGAAAGCCAAACTACCTCTGGATATCTCTATTTATTTTGGAACGGCATACTATGCACTCACAAGAAACTTTGTGCAATTCATATTGGAAGACGCACGTGCCAAAGCTCTTCTCGAGTGGTCGCGGGATACATACAGCCCTGATGAGCATTTCTGGGTGACAATGAATCGTTTAAAGG atGCACCTGGTGCAACCCCAGACTGTACATGGGAAGGCAACGTAAGGGCTATAAAATGGGCACCCAATGCAGGACCATCACCTGTTAACTGTAATG GACATTACGTCCACGACATTTGTGTGTATGGCctcaaagatttaaaatggattgtTGAACAACAAGATATGTTTGCCAATAAATTTGAAATGTCGTCCCCTCTGACTGTTAAGTGTATCGAGAAATGGCATAGGAATCGCACACTTAGCCAAGCTTCAGGAACTATACAGCCACACTGGTACTTCGAGGATTAA